Proteins from a single region of Mycobacteriales bacterium:
- the alaS gene encoding alanine--tRNA ligase, with protein MRSAEIKSRFTDYFERNGHTVVPSASLILDDPTLLFVNAGMVPFKPYLQGIETPPYPRATSVQKCLRTLDIDEVGKTARHGTFFQMAGNFSFGDYFKEGAITAAWELLTNSQDDGGYGFAPDRLWPTVYRDDDEAFGIWNKLIGVPEERIQRRGMADNYWSMGVPGPCGPCSEIFFDRGPEYGPDGGPIVDEERFLEVWNLVFMQFERGPGPGKDGWPILGELPKKNIDTGMGVERMAYLLQGKQNLYEIDEVFPVLERAAELTGTAYGSDGGADVRLRVVADHVRSAMMIMADGVTPSNEGRGYVLRRLLRRVIRSVRLLGYPGASLPELLPASRDAMAPSYPEVATDFERISTYAYAEEETFAQTLRAGTAILDTAVRETKQRGGGTLPGAQAFQLHDTYGFPIDLTLEMAGEQGLTVDEDGFRALMAEQRQRAKADAQSRKGGGGAGVSAAAYRELRARGATDFIAHSALESESTVVGLVRDGELVPGATEGEVVELVLDVTPFYAESGGQDSDAGHLTGDGLELEVVDVQRPIKGLVVHTVRVVSGEVAAGRTVHAQVDREWRLGACQAHSGTHVVHAALRQVLGPTALQAGSYNRPGYLRLDFSWPQQLSTETRSEVEEVANLAIRSDLPVQAFFTTLPEARRIGALALFGETYDEEVRVVEIGGEWSRELCGGTHVRHSSQVGPLAITSEASVGAGMRRVEALVGHDFFGYLRRERALVDGLTQTLRVPADQVPERVQSLIDRLRTAEKELDRLRAESVLAGAGALAAAARDVGGVAVVANEVPGGLGGGELRTLVLDVRGRLSPDRAGVVALVSRADGKVAFTVATNEAARLRGLSAGDVVKAMAPSVGGRGGGRDDVAQGGGTEPDGIPEALLLVEHVIGQRTA; from the coding sequence ATGAGGTCGGCGGAGATCAAGAGCCGCTTCACCGACTACTTCGAGCGCAACGGGCACACGGTCGTCCCGTCGGCCAGCCTGATCCTGGACGACCCGACGCTGCTGTTCGTCAACGCGGGCATGGTGCCGTTCAAGCCCTATCTGCAGGGCATCGAGACGCCGCCCTACCCGCGCGCGACGAGCGTGCAGAAGTGCCTGCGGACGCTGGACATCGACGAGGTCGGCAAGACCGCGCGGCACGGCACGTTCTTCCAGATGGCGGGCAACTTCTCCTTCGGCGACTACTTCAAGGAAGGCGCGATCACCGCGGCCTGGGAGCTGCTCACCAACTCCCAGGACGACGGCGGGTACGGCTTCGCGCCGGACCGGCTCTGGCCGACCGTCTACCGGGACGACGACGAGGCCTTCGGCATCTGGAACAAGCTCATCGGCGTGCCCGAGGAGCGCATCCAGCGCCGCGGGATGGCGGACAACTACTGGTCGATGGGCGTACCCGGCCCGTGCGGCCCGTGCTCGGAGATCTTCTTCGACCGCGGCCCGGAGTACGGCCCGGACGGCGGCCCGATCGTCGACGAGGAGCGCTTCCTCGAGGTCTGGAACCTGGTCTTCATGCAGTTCGAGCGGGGACCGGGGCCGGGCAAGGACGGCTGGCCGATCCTCGGCGAGCTGCCGAAGAAGAACATCGACACCGGCATGGGCGTCGAGCGGATGGCGTACCTGCTGCAGGGCAAGCAGAACCTCTACGAGATCGACGAGGTCTTCCCGGTCCTGGAGCGGGCGGCGGAGCTGACCGGCACGGCGTACGGGTCCGACGGCGGCGCGGACGTCCGGTTGCGGGTGGTCGCCGACCACGTCCGGTCGGCGATGATGATCATGGCGGACGGCGTCACCCCGTCCAACGAGGGCCGTGGCTACGTGCTGCGCCGGCTGCTGCGCCGGGTCATCCGCTCGGTCCGGCTGCTGGGCTACCCGGGCGCGTCGCTGCCCGAGCTGCTGCCGGCCTCCCGGGACGCGATGGCGCCGTCGTACCCGGAGGTGGCGACCGACTTCGAGCGCATCTCCACCTACGCGTACGCGGAGGAGGAGACCTTCGCGCAGACGCTGCGCGCGGGCACCGCGATCCTGGACACCGCGGTCCGCGAGACCAAGCAGCGCGGCGGCGGGACGCTGCCGGGCGCGCAGGCGTTCCAGCTGCACGACACGTACGGGTTCCCGATCGACCTGACCCTGGAGATGGCCGGCGAGCAGGGCCTGACGGTCGACGAGGACGGGTTCCGCGCGCTGATGGCGGAGCAGCGGCAGCGGGCGAAGGCGGACGCGCAGTCCCGCAAGGGCGGCGGCGGGGCCGGTGTCTCGGCGGCGGCGTACCGGGAGCTGCGGGCGCGCGGCGCGACCGACTTCATCGCGCACTCGGCGCTGGAGTCCGAGTCGACCGTCGTCGGCCTGGTCCGCGACGGCGAGCTCGTCCCCGGCGCGACCGAGGGCGAGGTGGTCGAGCTGGTGCTGGACGTGACCCCGTTCTACGCGGAGTCCGGCGGCCAGGACTCCGACGCCGGCCACCTCACCGGCGACGGGCTCGAGCTCGAGGTCGTCGACGTGCAGCGGCCGATCAAGGGCCTGGTCGTGCACACGGTGCGGGTCGTCAGCGGCGAGGTCGCGGCCGGCCGGACCGTGCACGCGCAGGTCGACCGGGAGTGGCGGCTGGGCGCCTGCCAGGCCCACTCCGGCACCCACGTCGTGCACGCGGCGCTGCGCCAGGTGCTCGGCCCGACCGCGCTGCAGGCGGGGTCGTACAACAGGCCGGGCTACCTGCGGCTGGACTTCTCCTGGCCGCAGCAGCTGTCGACGGAGACCCGCAGCGAGGTCGAGGAGGTCGCGAACCTGGCGATCCGCTCCGACCTGCCGGTGCAGGCGTTCTTCACCACGCTGCCGGAGGCGCGCCGGATCGGGGCGCTGGCCCTGTTCGGGGAGACGTACGACGAGGAGGTCCGGGTCGTCGAGATCGGCGGCGAGTGGTCCCGCGAGCTCTGCGGGGGCACCCACGTCCGGCACTCCTCGCAGGTCGGCCCGCTGGCGATCACCAGCGAGGCGTCCGTCGGCGCGGGCATGCGCCGGGTCGAGGCGCTGGTCGGGCACGACTTCTTCGGCTACCTGCGGCGCGAGCGGGCGCTGGTCGACGGGCTGACGCAGACCCTGCGGGTGCCCGCGGACCAGGTCCCGGAGCGGGTCCAGTCGCTGATCGACCGGCTGCGGACGGCGGAGAAGGAGCTCGACCGGCTGCGGGCGGAGTCCGTGCTGGCCGGTGCGGGCGCGCTGGCGGCGGCGGCCAGGGACGTCGGCGGGGTCGCGGTCGTGGCGAACGAGGTGCCCGGCGGGCTCGGCGGCGGCGAGCTGCGCACGCTCGTGCTCGACGTCCGGGGTCGGCTGTCCCCGGACCGGGCCGGCGTGGTCGCGCTGGTCTCCCGGGCCGACGGCAAGGTCGCGTTCACGGTGGCCACCAACGAGGCCGCCCGGCTGCGCGGGCTGTCCGCGGGCGACGTCGTGAAGGCGATGGCGCCATCGGTCGGGGGCCGCGGCGGGGGCCGGGACGACGTCGCCCAGGGCGGCGGCACCGAGCCCGACGGCATCCCCGAGGCGCTCCTGCTGGTCGAGCACGTCATCGGGCAGCGCACCGCGTGA